DNA from Bradyrhizobium diazoefficiens USDA 110:
GTCCGTGGCGGAATTGCAGGAACAGGCGGTGGCGGTAGGGGATCAAGCCGCTGCCGCCGATGTTGCGAAGCGCGAGGTAGATTTCGTTGCCGGGACGTCCCCGCACATATTGCAGCGGCTGCCCCAAAGCGCGTGCGGATTGCTCGGCGTCCATGCCGAAGGCGAGCGGTGTGTTGTTCGATAAGGTCGCGACGAAGGGCCGGCGCGGCGGCACGGTGCCAAACGGTTCGGCCTGAACAGGCGCCGAGAAAAGTGTCGCCACGACGCCCGCAACCAACATCGCTTGCTTCATCGGCTCAAATCCTCGTTCGGCCGGCCTATTGCGGCAAGTTCTTCAGGAAAGGCACGACCGCGTCAACAAAAGCCTTGGGCTGATCGATGTTGACGGCGTGTCCGGCGGCGGGGATCACGACCTTTTGTGCGCCGGGGATCTTGGCCGCCATGTAGTCGGATGCGGCCAGGAACGGCGTGTCGTCGGCGCCGACCACGATCAGCGACGGCACCGTGATATCGGGAAGTAGCTCGATCACCTTCGCATCGCGCTGGGTCAGCATGCCGCGTGCGGCGAGCGCCAGCCCGCTGGCGTTGCGATGACTAGCGGAGGCGCGCTCGCGCGTCGCCGCCTTCAGCACGTCGAGACCTTCGCGCTCGAGCCTGTCGGCGGTGGCAAGCGCCCGTGCGTTCCAGGCCTCGCGCGCATCGTCCTTCTTGAAGCCCGGGCCGGTGTCGATGATCAGCAGCGCGCGGACGCGTTGCGGATAAGCGCGCGTGAAGGCGAGCGACATGTAGCCGCCGAGCGACAGCCCGCCGATGACGGCGCGCTTCGAGCCGACGGCATCGAGGATCGCCGCCATGTCGCCGACGGTGAGCGCTTCGCTATAAGCCTTGGGGTCGTCGGGATAGTCGGACTGGCCGTGGCCGCGCATGTCCCACAAGACAAGCTTGTGGTCCTTCGCCAGCGCGTCGACCTGCTCACGCCACATCGCTGAGGTCGATGAGTAGCCGTGCGTGAGCAGCAGCGGCGGCCCGTCGCCATGGACCTCGTAATAGATTCCGACGCCGTCCCGATCGATCTTCGGCATTTCTCCCGCCTTTATTGTTTGTTTCGTCGCGGCCATCCTAGCCGCCGGGTTACCTCGAAGAAACCGCCTGAAGGCGATGGCATGCATGCTTGACGCGAGGTCTGCCGCTTTCCTTTGCATCATGCGCGCTGCGTCAGTTCCGTTCTCGCAACGCACAACATGCAAAGGCCGAGATGGCTTCGATCAATTCCAGATTGCATTTGCCTCTGCGGCGGAACGCGATCATTCTTGCGATCAAGGTCGACGCCAGCCCGGTGGGCGTCCGCCAATACAAGTTGCCGCCGTAAGCGGCTTCATGCACCGGCAGGGGAAGACGCCTATGCCAACTCTCACCATCAACGGGCGGAGTCTGTCCGTGGATGCGGCGAACGACACGCCGCTCCTCTGGGCTATCCGCGAGCAATTGCAGATGACCGGCACCAAGTTCGGCTGCGGTGCCGGCCTGTGCGGTGCCTGCACCGTGCACGTCAACGGCGAAGCCGTGCGCTCGTGCCAGACCATGGTCGGCGATGTTGCCGGCAAGAAGATCACCACCATCGAAGGCCTCTCCGCCAAGGGCGATCATCCGCTCCAGAAGGCATGGATCGCCGAGCAGGTTCCGCAATGCGGCTACTGCCAGTCCGGGCAGATCATGCAGGCAGCCTCGCTGCTCGCGAAGAATGCCAATCCGACCAAGGAAGAGGTCGTCGCACACATGGACGGCAATCTCTGCCGCTGCATGACCTATTCGCGGATCCAGAAGGCAATCATGCGTGCTGCAACCGAGATGCGCACTGCATCCGCCTCCGGCAATGAGCGGAGGCCCACATGAATAAGCACGTGAACAACGTCGCCCCCGGGACGACCGATCTCAGTCGCCGCTCCTTCCTCGTCGGCGCCGCCGCGACCGGCCTCGTGCTCGGCTACGCCGGCGTGCCGGGCGTCGGCGAAGCGCTTGCTGCGCCTTCGAACTTCGAGCCGAGCGTCTGGTATGCGATCTCGCCTGACGGTCTCGTCACCGTGACCTGCGGCAAGGCCGACATGGGCCAGCACATCGCCTCCACCATGGCGCAGATCGTCTGCGAGGAGCTGGGCGCGAAATGGAGCGACATGCGAGTGCAGCTCGCCTCCAACGATCCGAAGTTCAACGATCCCGTTCTGGGGGCGCAGATCACCGGCGGCAGCTGGTCAACCATGATGAATTTCGAGGCGATGAGCCGGGCGGGCGCTGCCGGCCGTATCGCGCTGACGGAAGCGGCGGCCGCAGCCATGGGCCTGCCGCCCTACTTCAAGGACCAGCTGGTGGTGCGCGACTCCATGGTCTCGCATCCGAAGTCGAAGAAGCAGATGTCGTTTGCCGACATCGTCAAGAGCGGCAAGGCGACCAAGACCTTCACGCCGGACGAGCTCAAGGCGATCAAGCTGAAGACGCCGGATCAATACACCATGATCGGCGTGTCGGTGCCGCAGCTCGACATCCCCTCCAAGACCAACGGCACCGCCAAGTACGGCATCGACGTGATGCTGCCGGGCATGGTCTACGGCAAGGTGGTGACCCCGCCGGTGCGCTTCGGCGCCACGGTGAAATCGGTCGACGACAGCGAAGCAAAGAAGGTGCCCGGCTTCATCAAGGCCATCATCCTCGACGACAAGACCGGAACCACCTCCGGCTGGGTGGTCGCAGTGGCCGGCACCTATGCCAACGCGCGCAAGGCGGCGGATGCGCTGAAGATCGCCTATGACGGCGGTCCGAACGCCAAGCTGTCGAGCCAGTCGCTGCTCGACGAGGCCAAGCGGCTCCAGGGCCTCGAGGATTCCGGCCAGTTCTTCGTCAAGGACGGCGATCCCAATGCGGCCTTCGGTTCGGCGGCCAAGGTGGTGGAGGCCGAGTACACCACCAGCATCAACATCCACGCGCCGCTGGAGCCGATGAACGCCACCGCGGAGTTCAAGGGCGACATCCTGCACATCTATTCCGGCAACCAGTTCGCGACGCGCTCCGGCGCGATCGCCGCGGGCGCGGCCGGGATCGATCCGAAGTTCGTGGTGATGCACCAGCATTGGCTGGGCGGCGGCTTCGGCCGGCGTCTCGATGCCGACATGATGATTCCGGCCGTGCAGGCGGCAAAGGCGGTCGGCAAGCCGGTGAAGGTGATCTATTCGCGCGAGAACGACATGACGATGGATTTCTCGCGTCCGCTCACCTACCAGAAGGTGAAGGCCGGCGTGGACGGCGACGGCAAGCTCATCGCGCTCAGCCACGACGTCGTCTCCGCCTGGCCGACCGCGCGCTGGGGAATCCCCGATTTCCTGACGCCATCGGTCGACAAGAAGGGGCCGCTCGACAGCTTCACGGTGAACGGTGCCGACTTCTTCTACACCGTGCCCAACCATTATGTGCGCGCGATCAAGAACGAGCTCGCGCACAATGCGACGCCGTCCGGGCAGCTTCGCTCGGTGGCGCCCGGCTGGACCTTCTGGGCGGTCGAAAGCATGATCGACGAGATCGCGGCTGCGACCGGCAAGGATCCCGCGCAGTTCCGCATCTCGCTGCTCGACGGTGCCGGCAAGAACGACGGCGGCGCGCAGCGGCTGCGCAACACGCTGCTCGCCGCGATGGGACTGTCCGGCTACGGCACCAGGCAACTGCCGAAAGGCGAGGGCATGGGCGTCGCCTGCGTCTCGTCGCAGGAGCGCGCGACCGCAAGCTGGACGGCGTGCGTCGCCCATGTCGCGGTGGCGCCGTCGGGTGAGGTGACCGTGAAGAAGCTCACGGTCGCAACCGATGTCGGCACCCAGGTGCATCCCGACAACATCCGCGCCCAAGTCGAGGGTGCGGCGCTGTGGGGCCTGTCGCTGGCGATGTACGAGAAGGCGACGCTCAAGGGCGGTGGCATCGAGCAGACCAATTTCGACAGCTACACGCCCTTGCGCATGAGCCAGATGCCCGAGGTCGCGGTCACCGTGATCGCCAATGGCGAGAAGGCCACCGGCGTCGGCGAGCCGGCGGTGACGGTGATCGCCCCCGCCATCGGCAACGCCATCTTCAATGCTTCCGGCGCCCGCGTGCGCGCGCTGCCGATCACGGCCGAGGCCGTGAAGGGCGCAATGAAGGCGTAAGCCGGTCGAAGGCTGCCAGAGATCATCCGCCGGAGGGCAACTTCCGGCGGATTTGTTGTTATGCGGAACGCCGCATCCACATATTCGCTGTCATGCCCCGCGCAGGCGGGGCATCCAGTACGCCGCGGCCTTTCCGTATCCTCACGCTGCCTCTGGAATACTGGATCACCCGCCTTCGCGGGTGATGACAGTGGGACCCAAATTCCCCTTTATCTTCAATGGCCGTTCTACTGTGCATGGGGTTGTTTTTGACTGTTTTGCAGTTCCCGTCTCGGGAACAGAAATCCGTAAAATTGCGCGCAATTCCGGAAGGTTCCATTGAGCACGCCTCTTAAGGGCCGGAGAACCTGATCCGGCTTAGGCTTTCGCCCGAAACACTCCCGTTCTCTTGGGGAAGCCATGAACGCCTCAGTGAAACCCGCCGCCAAACGCCGGCTTCTGCTCGCCTCTGACCGGAGCGACGAGAGCACCGAGCTTGCCAGCATCCTGAAGGCGGTCGGCGACGTCTCGACGGTGACGACCCAGGACATCCCCGAGAAGCCCTCGCGCGATCTCTCCGGCCTCGTGGTCGACATCAATCTGCGCTCGCCCGAGAGCGTGCAGCGGGTGCGCAACAAGCTGCGCGGCGATGCCTATCGTTCGATGCCGCGGCTGTTCGTGCTCGCCGATGCCCTGCACCACGGCACCATGCAGGCCTGGGCGCTGGGCGCCACCGACACGATCTCGCGGCCGCTTCAGGCCGACGCGATCCTGCAGCGCATCCGCGCCGCGT
Protein-coding regions in this window:
- a CDS encoding (2Fe-2S)-binding protein, whose amino-acid sequence is MPTLTINGRSLSVDAANDTPLLWAIREQLQMTGTKFGCGAGLCGACTVHVNGEAVRSCQTMVGDVAGKKITTIEGLSAKGDHPLQKAWIAEQVPQCGYCQSGQIMQAASLLAKNANPTKEEVVAHMDGNLCRCMTYSRIQKAIMRAATEMRTASASGNERRPT
- a CDS encoding xanthine dehydrogenase family protein molybdopterin-binding subunit, translating into MNKHVNNVAPGTTDLSRRSFLVGAAATGLVLGYAGVPGVGEALAAPSNFEPSVWYAISPDGLVTVTCGKADMGQHIASTMAQIVCEELGAKWSDMRVQLASNDPKFNDPVLGAQITGGSWSTMMNFEAMSRAGAAGRIALTEAAAAAMGLPPYFKDQLVVRDSMVSHPKSKKQMSFADIVKSGKATKTFTPDELKAIKLKTPDQYTMIGVSVPQLDIPSKTNGTAKYGIDVMLPGMVYGKVVTPPVRFGATVKSVDDSEAKKVPGFIKAIILDDKTGTTSGWVVAVAGTYANARKAADALKIAYDGGPNAKLSSQSLLDEAKRLQGLEDSGQFFVKDGDPNAAFGSAAKVVEAEYTTSINIHAPLEPMNATAEFKGDILHIYSGNQFATRSGAIAAGAAGIDPKFVVMHQHWLGGGFGRRLDADMMIPAVQAAKAVGKPVKVIYSRENDMTMDFSRPLTYQKVKAGVDGDGKLIALSHDVVSAWPTARWGIPDFLTPSVDKKGPLDSFTVNGADFFYTVPNHYVRAIKNELAHNATPSGQLRSVAPGWTFWAVESMIDEIAAATGKDPAQFRISLLDGAGKNDGGAQRLRNTLLAAMGLSGYGTRQLPKGEGMGVACVSSQERATASWTACVAHVAVAPSGEVTVKKLTVATDVGTQVHPDNIRAQVEGAALWGLSLAMYEKATLKGGGIEQTNFDSYTPLRMSQMPEVAVTVIANGEKATGVGEPAVTVIAPAIGNAIFNASGARVRALPITAEAVKGAMKA
- a CDS encoding alpha/beta fold hydrolase codes for the protein MPKIDRDGVGIYYEVHGDGPPLLLTHGYSSTSAMWREQVDALAKDHKLVLWDMRGHGQSDYPDDPKAYSEALTVGDMAAILDAVGSKRAVIGGLSLGGYMSLAFTRAYPQRVRALLIIDTGPGFKKDDAREAWNARALATADRLEREGLDVLKAATRERASASHRNASGLALAARGMLTQRDAKVIELLPDITVPSLIVVGADDTPFLAASDYMAAKIPGAQKVVIPAAGHAVNIDQPKAFVDAVVPFLKNLPQ